The following proteins are encoded in a genomic region of Candida albicans SC5314 chromosome 4, complete sequence:
- a CDS encoding uncharacterized protein (Ortholog(s) have DNA clamp loader activity, role in DNA damage checkpoint, nucleotide-excision repair, reciprocal meiotic recombination and Rad17 RFC-like complex, nucleus localization): MVPPRRKKPKYEPVEINSSFDEISSDSQDSSSFEHWSIQPSPVKKSQTTINNNQQWIDKYRPKTTSEICINPTKLKQVKESMMKMINKTSNTRVLVLSGPSGSSKSTTVKLLAEELITVRDAFDSVVVEYDESEDFLKFLQDCRYKSKNVILVEELPNIYHLETLKKFRDAIRDWIYQDDNGFSLPPLIICLSEIEYDSNDLRISYSIENNLTVDTLLGKEITGLTQVENIKFNSIANRFLKPTINKIIKQEGILKIVNQQILMRFLDEIFQIGDIRSIIFNLEMWIKNVKQSLTNRISIDSFMRENSINLFHAIGKIIYSSSKVNKNRSKIGNNDDDSDPLDKDDIDYQSIEQVLQSFPEKNMDLLNLSLLENYHIYQDSNYDLKLASNIVDDLSVNDIIKLGDTGIRSTRINLSKAQKLSTSRSTSMPPSKLKMKFPRHLKMIKMMNKTKNQISSYRRYLNPQTSFQDLNLIDGYYMPIIYNSQRKTRYRYNRLGGKFQEVYADDTIPIDEGEVTYEYDQFEIDIKNKINLDSDMKYSEVIDEDMDNMSDPIESDDDLEDIGDIGDNESDAFSSDSELELLLTQGKV, translated from the coding sequence ATGGTACCACCCAGGAGGAAAAAACCAAAGTATGAACCAGTGGAGATAAACTCATCTTTTGATGAAATATCATCGGATTCACAAGACTCTTCGTCTTTTGAGCATTGGTCGATCCAACCAAGTCCAGTCAAAAAATCACAAACCACAATTAATAACAATCAACAATGGATAGATAAATATCGACCGAAAACCACTAGTGAAATCTGTATTAATCCgacaaaattaaaacaagtAAAAGAATcgatgatgaaaatgatcaATAAAACTTCAAACACCAGAGTATTGGTGCTATCTGGACCTAGTGGCTCCTCAAAGTCTACCACTGTAAAACTACTAGCTGAAGAATTGATAACTGTACGTGATGCCTTTGATTCCGTGGTGGTTGAATATGATGAACTGGAagattttttgaaatttttacaaGATTGTCGATATAAATCCAAGAATGTGATATTAGTGGAAGAATTACCAAATATATATCATTTGGAAActttaaagaaatttcGAGATGCCATAAGGGATTGGATATATCAAGATGATAATGGATTTTCATTACCACCTTTGATTATATGTCTAAGTGAGATTGAATATGATTCCAATGATCTCAGGATTAGTTATAgcattgaaaataatttaacGGTGGATACATTATTGGGTAAAGAAATTACGGGATTAACTCAAGTGGAAAATATTAAGTTCAACAGTATTGCCAACCGATTTTTGAAACCAACGATAAATAAGATAATTAAACAAGAAggaattttaaaaattgttaatcaacaaattttgatgaGATTTTTGGATgagatttttcaaattggaGATATTCGTTCCATTATATTTAACCTTGAAATGTGGATTAAAAATGTTAAACAATCTTTGACTAATAGAATCTCAATCGATTCATTTATGCGagaaaattcaattaactTGTTTCATGCCATAGGGAAGATAATATATTCAAGTTCTAAAGTGAATAAAAATCGACTGAAAATTGGTAATAACGATGACGATAGTGACCCATTAGATAAGGACGATATAGactatcaatcaattgaacaagTACTACAACTGTTTCCTGAGAAAAATATGGATTTGTTGAACTTGTCACTACTAGAGAATTATCACATTTATCAAGATTCTAAttatgatttgaaattggcAAGTAATAtagttgatgatttgaGTGTTAATGACATTATCAAACTTGGTGATACTGGTATAAGATCTACTAGGATAAATCTAAGCAAAGCGCAAAAACTTTCAACTAGTCGATCTACATCTATGCCTCCAtccaaattgaaaatgaagttTCCTCGacatttaaaaatgatcaaaatgatgaataaaactaaaaatcaaatcagtTCGTATCGTCGATATCTCAATCCACAAACATCATTTCaagatttaaatttgattgatggATATTATATgccaataatttataacTCTCAGAGAAAGACAAGGTACAGATATAATCGACTAGGTGGTAAATTTCAAGAAGTTTATGCAGATGATACAATACCGATTGATGAAGGAGAGGTAACTTATGAATatgatcaatttgaaattgacattaagaataaaataaatctaGATCTGGATATGAAATATTCGGAAGTGATCGATGAAGACATGGATAATATGAGTGATCCAATTGAATCAGATGATGATCTTGAAGATATTGGAGATATAGGGGATAATGAATCTGATGCGTTTCTGAGTGATTCCGAATTAGAATTACTTTTAACACAAGGTAAAGTCTGA
- the GRX3 gene encoding monothiol glutaredoxin (Putative glutaredoxin; flucytosine induced; regulated by Gcn4p; repressed in response to amino acid starvation (3-aminotriazole treatment)), producing MGVIEIESEQQFTELTKADPSKLIALYFHTPWAGPCKTMNQVFKTLADSKESDNSIIFLSINADELPEISEIFEVSAVPYFILIRNQTILKELSGADPKEFIQALNQFSNNTNSTTTSNNDNVQASINSTTANTNSNNTTTNAPEVEESEEALNERLNKLTKAAPIMLFMKGSPSSPQCGFSRQLVAILREHQVRFGFFDILKDDSVRQGLKKFSDWPTFPQLYINGEFQGGLDIIKESIEDDEKFFEHALEA from the coding sequence atggGAGTTATTGAAATCGAGTCAGAACAACAGTTCACTGAATTAACCAAAGCCGATCCATCCAAGTTGATTGCACTTTATTTCCATACACCATGGGCAGGACCTTGTAAAACCATGAATCAAGTATTCAAAACCTTAGCTGATTCCAAAGAATCagataattcaataatctTTTTAAGTATAAATGCTGATGAGTTACCGGAAATCAGTGAAATCTTTGAAGTTAGTGCAGTTCCTTATTTCATATTGATTCGTAATCAAACCatattgaaagaattatcAGGAGCTGATCCTAAAGAATTTATTCAAGCATTAAACCAATTTTCCAATAACACCAACAGCACTACTACCAGTAATAACGATAACGTCCAGGCATCAATCAACAGCACAACTGCCAATAccaatagtaataataccACCACTAATGCTCCTGAAGTGGAGGAATCAGAGGAAGCATTAAATGAAcgattaaataaattaactaAAGCTGCTCCAATCATGTTGTTTATGAAAGGTTCACCATCTTCACCACAATGTGGATTTTCTCGTCAATTAGTGGCAATTTTAAGAGAACATCAAGTtagatttggatttttcgatattttaaaagatGATTCAGTAAGACAAggtttaaaaaaattcagTGATTGGCCAACTTTCCCTCAATTATACATTAATGGTGAATTCCAAGGTGGATTGGATATCATCAAAGAAAgtattgaagatgatgagaAATTCTTCGAACATGCTTTAGAAGcttga
- a CDS encoding uncharacterized protein (Putative plasma membrane protein; Plc1-regulated; Spider biofilm induced), with the protein MSSKPLIRFQVIHYYLIPIIALIVWWGMLIAMLSCWGAQGRPIYSFMNGEYQNPVYISDIGATNLQPLFISCSGFQAIFFVGTLIMGFYLRYKSGKIQPYISKHQPRLAIASIICAAIGQLGIVFVAIFNTKNFHPVHISMVGVFIAFCFLACVCDFTISFIFGTNPSKLDPVHDQVVFGTSKFANLYFVSFMLKLVWLFAAVAFAICFGVYMKNDQNSKSAIFEWLISFWYGLLLVMWSMDLLPSALRKYRFKHPDMYPRYVQYHGNVNNNKANDYESQWIKDAREGNSSSEIDDNRTYVGNGGPMSPRLS; encoded by the coding sequence ATGTCATCAAAACCACTTATTCGTTTCCAAGTGATACACTACTATCTCATTCCAATAATAGCACTAATAGTATGGTGGGGGATGTTAATCGCCATGTTGTCATGTTGGGGTGCCCAAGGCCGACCAATCTATTCATTTATGAACGGAGAATACCAAAACCCAGTATACATTTCCGATATCGGTGCCACTAATCTTCAACCATTATTCATCTCCTGTTCTGGTTTCCAGGcaattttctttgttggAACATTAATAATGGGATTTTATTTACGTTATAAGTCTGGTAAAATTCAACCATATATTTCGAAACATCAACCTCGTTTAGCCATTGCTAGTATAATTTGTGCTGCTATTGGACAATTGGGAATTGTGTTTGTTGCCATATTCAATACCAAGAATTTCCATCCCGTACACATTTCAATGGTGGGTGTGTTTATTGCCTTTTGCTTTTTAGCTTGTGTTTGTGATTTCACcatttcatttatatttgGTACCAATCCTTCTAAATTAGATCCAGTTCATGATCAAGTGGTATTTGGCACTTCGAAATTTGccaatttatattttgtttcattcATGTTGAAATTAGTATGGTTATTTGCCGCAGTGGCATTTGCCATTTGTTTTGGGGTATATATGAAAAACGATCAAAATTCCAAATCAGCTATTTTTGAATGGTTAATTTCATTCTGGTATGGATTATTGTTGGTCATGTGGTCAATGGACTTGTTACCTAGTGCTTTAAGAAAATACAGATTCAAACATCCTGATATGTATCCTCGTTATGTCCAATACCATGGTAAtgtcaataataataaagcCAACGATTATGAAAGTCAATGGATTAAAGATGCAAGAGAAGGtaattcatcttcagaAATCGATGATAACCGGACTTATGTAGGTAATGGAGGTCCAATGTCTCCTAGATTGTCttag
- a CDS encoding uncharacterized protein (Protein of unknown function; flow model, rat catheter and Spider biofilm induced; Hap43-repressed), with translation MEQFYISSYIKFIWVIISHNSTSTSTSTQQSFKSFQQFNTKYGEFLQKLILDSQLSATNLMISLYYLYKHYHTNNVLLHDYCFDVLDEEDEEEEDNELFNSMLIYNVIISLVLSNKSFDDQSFTLKTWLIIIDSTLNTTTITNNKPLINIDLKLLNYLENYFLSSLNFKLSFLDIAINPKFWKILSNSKIFSINQTILNKFKQLVMITNPTNIPTTTNTTTNQVTNVINNINLVFSPLPSTPISSSMTMLATTYNGINNNYKVVANSNNTTITPFTNYSLTPAVVHVRDHIQGHGHSHTHSHARSISSNNNNNNNFSSPLNNISTFSSPLNHPSTPSTPYYDDNYHVCLKRRRVMGAGSSGQVQPHYYLPPHPQPQQPMVLLPSQEFTFSQPMQYQYPPLPLPQPQQQHLDPMPVQAPVSMQSISSISSFTQNSGSSNSNNSLINGMSIGMNSTSVVTTAASTVATADVQQQQQQHQQPMMMPYYPLQPQANSQQFNLF, from the coding sequence ATGGaacaattttatattaGTAGCtatatcaaattcataTGGGTCATAATATCCCACAACTCAACCTCCACTTCCACTTCTACCCAACaatcatttaaatctttCCAACAATTTAATACTAAATATGGGGAATTCcttcaaaaattgattcttgATTCTCAATTATCTGCAACTAATTTAATGATTagtttatattatttatataaacaTTATCACACAAATAATGTGTTATTGCACGACTACTGCTTTGATGTtttagatgaagaagatgaagaagaagaagataatgaattattcAACTCCATGCTAATATATAATGTCATAATATCATTGGTATTATCTAATAAATCCTTTGATGATCAATCGTTTACTTTAAAAACTTggttaattattattgacaGCACATTAAACACTACCACTATCACTAACAACAAACCATTgattaatattgatttgaaattattgaattatttagaaaattatttcttatcatcattgaatttcaaattatcatttcTTGATATTGCCATTAATCCtaaattttggaaaattttatcaaattctaaaatttttagtattaatcaaacaatattgaataaattcaaacaattggTAATGATTACCAATCCTACAAACATCCCCACTACAACTAATACTACAACTAACCAAGTAACCAACgttattaataatattaatctTGTGTTTTCACCATTACcatcaacaccaatttcatcatctaTGACAATGTTAGCTACAACTTATAATGGaattaacaacaattataaaGTTGTTGCCAATTCTAACaatactactattactCCATTCACTAATTATTCATTAACACCAGCAGTAGTACATGTTAGAGATCATATACAAGGTCATGGTCATAGTCATACACATTCTCATGCAAGAAGTATTAGTagcaataataacaacaacaataatttctCATCAccattgaataatatttctACTTTTTCATCACCTTTAAACCATCCATCAACTCCATCAACTCCTTATTATGATGACAATTATCATGTATgtttgaaaagaagaagagtcATGGGAGCTGGTAGTAGTGGCCAAGTTCAAccacattattatttaccACCACAcccacaaccacaacaaccaatGGTGTTATTGCCATCACAAGAATTTACTTTTTCTCAACCAATGcaatatcaatatccaccattaccattaccacAACCACAGCAACAACATTTAGATCCAATGCCAGTTCAAGCACCAGTATCAATGCAATCTATTTCATCTATTTCTTCATTTACACAGAatagtggtagtagtaattctaataataGTCTTATTAATGGTATGTCTATTGGAATGAATTCTACTAGTGTTGTCACTACTGCAGCTTCTACTGTTGCTACTGCTGAtgttcaacaacaacaacaacaacatcaacaaccaatGATGATGCCATATTATCCATTGCAACCACAAGCTAACTCAcaacaatttaatttattttaa